The Macadamia integrifolia cultivar HAES 741 unplaced genomic scaffold, SCU_Mint_v3 scaffold3802, whole genome shotgun sequence region aaaaaaaaaaaaaaaaaaaaaaaaagccttggAAAAGAAAGTAATCTAAAGTCAAATTCAACTTTAGATTATTTAGATTATTTTGCTGAtttaaccccaaggggttagcgcagctggcttggaggggacatgAGACTCCGCCTCAAGAAGTGAGGTCTTGTGATCAAAACTTCGCTACCCCATAATTTCTTGGGGTTACCCGCCTAAGGTTCATTAGGGCCCAGAAGCTCCCGGGGGATTTAGTCAGCCTAAAGTTGGATACCCCACCTATCTacgaaatgaaaaaaaaaaaaaaaaaaaaaatgatacctaGTTCATAATCTTTTCTTAAGAAATACCTAGTTCATAATCTTTTGTGTTCATGCCATGTAGATGCAAGGCTTTTCAGCAGATAAAAGTAAGGGGAAATCTGGCCAATCTCTCACTGCTTCCTCCTCTATATCCAGCGAACAGCTGCTCCTTATGGCACCCATTGCAGTCAAACGTAGATACTTCTTAACACTCGTTCTTCAAGAATAAAagatttattctctctctctctctcacacacacatttTGTTTTTAGCTTGGACTTTAGCAGCAggtgagaagagaaaaagaattccATCTGCTTACAATCTTTTTCTGAAGTAAGGAGAAAAAGTCCATATTCTTTAATCTATACTATCACTCCACGCACAGATTCCCCCGGAATGAAAAGATAATTTCTGTTGTTAGTTTTGTTCCATATTCTCTTATAAATGTGATCCGATTATGTAAATTGGTTTCCATTGGAAGGGAGGAAGTACAACGCGTTAAAGCCGCCTATCCGGATATACTTCATAGAGAAGCTTTCAAAATAGCAGCAAATAATGTAAGCTGATTTTTACCCGTAAATTGGTCTCCATAATCCTAAGCATAGcattagtttaatttttttctgatTTGATTAATATAGTGGGCTCAAAACGTTCGTCCTGCTGGATCAACGCCTGACAACAATAAGAATGTAAGTGCAatgaagaattccatttttaaATTCCCTTTTATAGCATTGAAGAAGTTTTAGTTTATGAGATTCTGTCTCCCATGGTTACTCAATCCTTTCTATGTAATTCCACAATaaattcttcattcttttttcttcaataattCCTTTCAGAGAATTGAGAATGATAATTTGCAATCTCATTATCTTTCAATTACAGATAAATCTTAGAAAGTACAGTTGCATATATTTTCTAATGAACAATTTGGTAGACATTAACCTTCTTTTGGTGTGATTCTAAGAGATGATACTGATCAGTCTCATATGGTAATCTTTCTTGGTTCATTGACAGGGAAACAAGCTTAGCGGCTCcgatgatgttgatgtttgtGATGAGCTTGATGCCGGAGCTGTGGCGGCAGCAGAGGCGAACCCTAGCGAGGCTGGTAGCTGctctgatgatgatgacaatgaagGTAATGAGCCTGATGCCGGAGCACTAGTGGCAGCAGAGGCGAACACTAGCGAGGCCAGTAGTGGCTCCGATGATGATAATGAGGATGGTGATGAGACTGATGGCGAAGCAGTAGTGGCACCAGAGGTGAGCCCTAGCAAGGCTGGTGGTGGTGCTGATGGTGAGGGTAGTGAGAATACCGACTCATCTACTGACGAGAGTAATGGCGACGACATCCCTCTGATCTCgaggaagacgaagacgaagagggGGCATTAGGcgatatttttctattttattcccAGCCCTTTTGTTCCAGCTCTTTTCAgatattagttatctttttatttcttattttttgatgATAATTTCAGATCTCCAAACCTTAGAACCGTTtatgtttgaaatttgaatcttTATGAATGACCAAGGATTTTTTGAATTTGCTGATTTGGTGGCCCATTTTGGCAACATATTAAATAATACATGTGCCAAGTTTGGGGATAAGACAGGTGGCTGGATCCAGGTCGGAGTCGGATATGGGTAATAAGGACCCATCGGATGATGAGGAAGAGAGTTCTACTGATTCAATTGAGAATTCAGTGGATGAAGAGGCTGAGGTGGACAAGGACGACTTGAGGGGCTTGCCACCTAGGCCAAGAAGGGAAGCTACAATCAGAGGCCGTGGTGGTGGAGCTTCTACGTGAGGAGAACGTGGAGGTGGAGCTCGG contains the following coding sequences:
- the LOC122068381 gene encoding nucleolin 1-like, with the translated sequence MAPIAVKPGEKRKRIPSAYNLFLKEEVQRVKAAYPDILHREAFKIAANNWAQNVRPAGSTPDNNKNGNKLSGSDDVDVCDELDAGAVAAAEANPSEAGSCSDDDDNEGNEPDAGALVAAEANTSEASSGSDDDNEDGDETDGEAVVAPEVSPSKAGGGADGEGSENTDSSTDESNGDDIPLISRKTKTKRGH